A part of Dryobates pubescens isolate bDryPub1 chromosome 3, bDryPub1.pri, whole genome shotgun sequence genomic DNA contains:
- the PCMTD1 gene encoding protein-L-isoaspartate O-methyltransferase domain-containing protein 1 isoform X1: MGGAVSAGEDNDDLIDNLKEAQYIRTESVEQAFRAIDRGDYYLEGYRDNAYKDLAWKHGNIHLSAPCIYSEVMEALKLQPGLSFLNLGSGTGYLSTMVGLILGPFGINHGIELHSDVVEYAKEKLESFIKYSDSFDKFEFCEPAFVVGNCLEIASDSHQYDRIYCGAGVQKDHENYMKILLKVGGILVMPIEDQLTQILRTGQNTWESKNILAVSFAPLVQPNRKDNGKHDTVGLPPCAVRNLQDLARIYIRRTLRNFINEEMKAKGIAQKAPPKRKRRRCRRRRINTYVFVGNQLIPQPLDSEEDERMEDDNKEEEEKDHSEALKPEEPPRNLLREKIMSLPLPESLKAYLTYYREK, from the exons ATGGGAGGAGCCGTGAGTGCTGGAGAAGACAACGATGACTTAATTGATAACTTGAAAGAAGCTCAATACATTCGCACTGAGAGTGTGGAGCAAGCCTTCAGAGCAATTGATCGTGGTGATTATTATCTGGAAGGATACAGGGACAATGCTTACAAAGACTTGGCCTGGAAGCATGGAAATATACACTTGTCAGCACCTTGCATTTATTCTGAAGTCATGGAAGCACTGAAGCTTCAACCTGGATTATCTTTTCTAAATCTGGGTAGTGGAACCGGCTACTTGAGTACAATGGTGGGATTAATATTAG GACCTTTTGGGATTAACCATGGAATAGAGCTTCATTCAGATGTGGTAGAATATGCCAAGGAAAAATTGGAGAGCTTCATAAAATATAGTGATAGCTTTGATAA ATTTGAGTTCTGTGAACCTGCCTTTGTGGTTGGTAATTGTTTGGAAATAGCCTCAGACAGTCATCAGTATGACCGGATTTACTGTGGAGCTGGAGTCCAGAAAGACCATGAAAACTACATGAAAATTTTATTGAAAGTTGGAGGCATTTTAGTAATGCCTATAGAAGATCAG CTAACACAAATCTTGAGAACAGGACAGAACACCTGGGAGAGCAAAAACATCCTTGCAGTTTCATTCGCTCCGCTGGTGCAGCCAAACCGAAAGGACAACGGCAAACACGACactgtgggactgc cTCCATGTGCTGTGAGGAACCTCCAGGACCTAGCTCGAATATATATCAGACGCACCCTTAGAAACTTCATAAATGAGGAGATGAAAGCCAAGGGCATTGCTCAGAAGGCTCCTCCCAAGCGCAAGCGCAGGAGATGTCGCAGGCGCAGGATTAACACCTACGTCTTTGTTGGTAATCAGCTCATTCCTCAGCCTCTAGATAGTGAAGAAGATGAAAGAATGGAAGATGACaacaaagaggaggaggagaaagatcaCAGTGAGGCCTTGAAGCCCGAAGAGCCTCCTCGAAATCTCTTGAGAGAGAAAATTATGAGTCTACCGTTACCCGAATCTTTAAAAGCATACTTGACCTATTACAGAGAGAAATAA
- the PCMTD1 gene encoding protein-L-isoaspartate O-methyltransferase domain-containing protein 1 isoform X2 — protein sequence MKILLKVGGILVMPIEDQLTQILRTGQNTWESKNILAVSFAPLVQPNRKDNGKHDTVGLPPCAVRNLQDLARIYIRRTLRNFINEEMKAKGIAQKAPPKRKRRRCRRRRINTYVFVGNQLIPQPLDSEEDERMEDDNKEEEEKDHSEALKPEEPPRNLLREKIMSLPLPESLKAYLTYYREK from the exons ATGAAAATTTTATTGAAAGTTGGAGGCATTTTAGTAATGCCTATAGAAGATCAG CTAACACAAATCTTGAGAACAGGACAGAACACCTGGGAGAGCAAAAACATCCTTGCAGTTTCATTCGCTCCGCTGGTGCAGCCAAACCGAAAGGACAACGGCAAACACGACactgtgggactgc cTCCATGTGCTGTGAGGAACCTCCAGGACCTAGCTCGAATATATATCAGACGCACCCTTAGAAACTTCATAAATGAGGAGATGAAAGCCAAGGGCATTGCTCAGAAGGCTCCTCCCAAGCGCAAGCGCAGGAGATGTCGCAGGCGCAGGATTAACACCTACGTCTTTGTTGGTAATCAGCTCATTCCTCAGCCTCTAGATAGTGAAGAAGATGAAAGAATGGAAGATGACaacaaagaggaggaggagaaagatcaCAGTGAGGCCTTGAAGCCCGAAGAGCCTCCTCGAAATCTCTTGAGAGAGAAAATTATGAGTCTACCGTTACCCGAATCTTTAAAAGCATACTTGACCTATTACAGAGAGAAATAA